In the Topomyia yanbarensis strain Yona2022 chromosome 3, ASM3024719v1, whole genome shotgun sequence genome, one interval contains:
- the LOC131690080 gene encoding uncharacterized protein LOC131690080 codes for MARRNSFPRIQEQSHRISWKFLETPLFAARSVASSGRYSSACFTIISSISYDGIIQPPSGRMSLGTTRSDNLPLFERRIISPQSPRLHKQIHAALPSPLSLLYRTTEAPERSNAVVLPASDQLSRPGPAFGGREGVFRTPFSGEYFALNDDPLSENLLVSSVPSGTTRSNNLPLLEQRIISPQSPSLHKQIHAALPSPGRLLYRTTEAPERSDAVVLQASDQLSRPGPAFGGREGVFRTPFSGEYFALNDDPLPENLLVSSVPSGTTRSNNLPLFERRIISPPPPRLHKQIHAALPSPGRLLYRTTEAPERSNAVVLQASDQLSRPSPAFGGREGVFRTPFSARRIPKIKLQGAALWGCTNCRRRTILLNVKCKCKCTT; via the coding sequence ATGGCCCGAAGAAATTCTTTTCCGCGAATTCAAGAGCAATCGCACCGTATCAGCTGGAAGTTTTTGGAAACCCCTCTATTCGCAGCCAGATCAGTCGCCAGTTCAGGCCGATACTCATCAGCCTGCTTCACCATCATCAGTTCAATCAGCTATGACGGAATAATTCAACCACCATCGGGACGCATGTCACTGGGTACAACTCGTTCCGACAATTTGCCGTTGTTTGAACGAAGAATAATTTCGCCGCAATCGCCgagactgcacaaacaaattcacgctgcgctgccatcacccCTGTCCCTGTTATAccgtactacggaagcccccgagcgctccaacgcagtcgtgctaccagccagcgaccagctcagtcgtcccggccctgcgttcggaggtcgtgagggggtcttccgaactcccttctcaggcgagtattttgctttaaatgacgatccgctcTCTGAAAACCTTTTGGTTTCTAGCGTGCCATCGGGTACAACTCGTTCCAACAATTTGCCGTTGCTTGAACAAAGAATAATTTCGCCGCAATCGCCGAgtctgcacaaacaaattcacgctgcgctgccatcaccgggacgcctgttataccgtactacggaagcccccgagcgctccgacgcagtcgtgctacaagccagcgaccagctcagtcgtcccggccctgcgttcggaggtcgtgagggggtcttccgaactcccttctcaggcgagtattttgctttaaatgacgatccgctcCCTGAAAACCTTTTGGTTTCTAGCGTGCCATCGGGTACAACTCGTTCCAACAATTTGCCGTTGTTTGAACGACGGATAATTTCACCGCCACCGCCgagactgcacaaacaaattcacgctgcgctgccatcaccgggacgcctgttataccgtactacggaagcccccgagcgctccaACGCAGTCGTGCTACAAGCGAGCGACCAGCTCAGTCGTCCCagccctgcgttcggaggtcgtgagggggtcttccgaactcccttctcag